In Hydractinia symbiolongicarpus strain clone_291-10 chromosome 4, HSymV2.1, whole genome shotgun sequence, the following proteins share a genomic window:
- the LOC130642116 gene encoding chymotrypsinogen B-like, whose product MYEILIFILLSVLNLNQACVDIHPKICKDYVSNPRVNICNYPTHKKWMTEHCKKSCNLCHLYTTLPPTTLPPRTVPPMTGCGKTFIPKSRVIAGQDAVPGAWPWQVALHASGRFMCGGSLVAANWIVTAAHCVVGRQARHFTVVLGLHNRSHKALPDDTYQVTRVIVHSGYRYKSNDIAVLKLKRPVMMKNNIQRVCLPEQDQPPVDGTTCYITGWGKTKHPGGASTILQQAPLNTVNETACKKLNERLGIRITDSMLCAGNQISKKSGCHGDSGGPFVCQAQDGRWFLHGVVSWGSPQCKSKHSYSVFAKVSKLRSWLDLFIWQ is encoded by the exons ATGTATGAAATACTGATCTTTATTTTACTATCGGTACTAAATCTCAATCAGG CATGCGTGGATATCCATCCTAAAATTTGCAAAGACTACGTTAGCAATCCAAGAGTGAATATTTGCAATTACCCGACCCACAAAAAATGGATGACAGAACATTGTAAAAAATCATGCAATTTGTGCCATCTTTATACCACGCTACCACCGACGACACTTCCACCACGTACAGTACCACCCATga CTGGCTGTGGCAAAACATTCATTCCGAAATCAAGAGTTATTGCTGGCCAAGATGCTGTTCCTGGAGCATGGCCTTGGCAGGTTGCCCTGCACGCTAGTGGTAGGTTTATGTGCGGTGGTTCTTTGGTTGCAGCAAATTGGATCGTCACCGCAGCTCACTGTGTTGTAGGAAGGCAAGCTAGACATTTTACTGTGGTTTTGG GTCTTCACAATCGTTCACACAAAGCTTTACCTGACGATACCTACCAAGTCACCAGAGTAATTGTACATAGCGGATATCGTTATAAATCAAACGATATCGCTGTCTTAAAGTTGAAAAGACCGGTCATGATGAAAAACAACATACAAAGGGTTTGTCTACCGGAACAAGATCAACCACCTGTGGACGGAACAACGTGTTACATAACAG GTTGGGGCAAAACAAAACACCCGGGAGGTGCATCAACAATATTGCAACAAGCTCCATTAAATACTGTTAATGAAACTGCTTGCAAAAAACTCAATGAAAGGCTGGGAATACGAATTACTGATTCTATGTTATGCGCTGGAAATCAAATAAGCAAAAAGAGTGGTTGCCATGGCGATTCTGGTGGTCCGTTTGTTTGTCAGGCGCAGGACGGCCGTTGGTTTTTGCATGGCGTTGTGAGTTGGGGATCACCACAATGTAAATCAAAACATAGTTATTCTGTGTTTGCGAAAGTATCAAAATTGAGGTCTTGGTTAGATCTATTTATTTGGCAATGA
- the LOC130642114 gene encoding uncharacterized protein LOC130642114, producing the protein MSLKQLTQFIMVLVSIQLCVMIHYFTSTLGENRITYHNKVTFYPDVTSEKKIGVDAESKNKDRPRVMYNRSKQTKLQKKKKFKKLQLGKFPVNTRQQLVKQGLKRKEVRKTGSVKPVKKEKTIRKDKKIRFKKDIKKIKMNPKRVKKTGKLKNHKVKTNLMNSTKTIHALTREYMLADEVIIKWWKKEFPDMLDIMKVTKREKYQLILIVSSAPLRTDRREAIRQTWWKQCQNYKQVRCIFFTDGTVDDDGSRKELIIENRQHKDLFVQPLLSGVRFGERFLYHLRWALLAYDFEYFMRLDDDQFVCFDVLMYDLQHKVPKTNMIWSWIHCQENVVRPEESFIVISKDVVHKFLSQPKDTLLCHPFADQQIALWIQELQIKNIYYHDIRIHHDPPAASLPFLFKKENVCDEYIALHGSYPELMKIFWKNRGGSVQTSYSFKNYCNVKEVFDFQLLEYHWRYEPRLCSSKPTWDTRKLLGDSDMYYGREEQVNYGNLYEDSVVEIPQNILDRLNIDKTQENSYRESQEQDLLQRNQFGSVKVNEEEILNIDQLEIRRLNTVLEQCLESQLKLQTEYMDLKEKYEALRKQ; encoded by the exons ATGTCTTTAAAACAACTTACTCAATTCATCATGGTACTCGTGTCCATTCAGTTGTGCGTAATGATTCACTACTTCACGAGTACATTGGGCGAGAATAGGATAACGTATCATAACAAAGTTACGTTCTACCCAGATGTAACGTCAGAGAAAAAAATTGGGGTGGATGCGGAAAGTAAAAACAAAGACAGACCAAGAGTTATGTACAAcagaagcaaacaaacaaaactacaaaagaagaaaaagttcAAGAAGTTACAACTTGGAAAGTTTCCAGTAAATACACGCCAGCAGTTAGTAAAGCaaggtttaaaaagaaaagaagttcgAAAGACGGGAAGTGTAAAACctgtcaaaaaagaaaaaacaatacgcaaagataaaaagattcgattcaaaaaagatattaaaaaaatcaaaatgaatccgaaaagagtaaaaaaaacaGGCAAATTAAAGAATCACAAAGTTAAAACAAATTTGATGAACAGTACAAAGACGATACATGCGCTCACCCGCGAATACATGCTTGCAGACGAGGTCATTATAAAATGGTGGAAAAAAGAATTCCCAGATATGTTGGACATTATGAAGGTAACAAAGAGAGAGAAATATCAATTAATTCTCATCGTGTCTTCTGCCCCACTACGTACTGATCGTAGAGAAGCTATTCGACAAACATGGTGGAAGCAATGCCAGAATTACAAGCAG GTAAGATGCATCTTTTTTACCGATGGTACTGTTGATGATGACGGAAGCCGAAAAGAATTAATTATTGAAAATCGACAACACAAAGACTTGTTTGTCCAACCGTTACTATCTGGTGTTCGTTTTGGAGAAaggtttttatatcatttgcGATGGGCTTTGCTAGCTTACGATTTTGAATACTTCATGAGGTTAGATGACGaccagtttgtttgttttgatgttttgatgTATGACCTTCAACATAAGGTGCCGAAAACAAATATGATATGGAGTTGGATTCATTGTCAAGAAAATGTCGTGCGACCAGAAGAAAGCTTTATAGTCATCTCCAAGGATGTTGTTCATAAGTTTTTGTCACAGCCAAAAGACACACTGCTTTGCCATCCTTTTGCTGATCAACAGATTGCTCTATGGATACAAGAGCTGCagataaaaaacatatattatcACGATATACGCATTCATCATGACCCTCCTGCGGCTAGTCtaccatttttatttaaaaaagaaaatgtttgtgaTGAATATATAGCGTTACATGGAAGCTATCCAGaattaatgaaaatattttggaaaaatagAGGGGGAAGTGTTCAGACTTCATACAGCTTTAAAAACTATTGCAATGTAAAAGAGGTGTTTGATTTTCAGCTATTGGAATATCATTGGAGGTATGAGCCAAGATTGTGCTCTTCCAAACCCACATGGGATACTAGAAAATTACTAGGAGACAGTGACATGTATTATGGTCGTGAAGAACAAGTCAACTATGGTAATTTATATGAGGATAGCGTTGTGGAGATACCGCAAAATATACTTGATAGACTTAATATAGATAAAACGCAAGAGAATAGTTACCGTGAGAGCCAGGAACAAGATCTATTGCAAAGGAATCAGTTTGGTTCTGTTAAAGTTAACGAAGAAGAGATTTTAAATATTGACCAACTTGAAATCCGTCGCTTAAACACTGTTCTTGAGCAATGCCTCGAAAGCCAACTCAAACTACAAACTGAGTATATGGATTTGAAAGAGAAATATGAAGCGTTACGAAAACAGTAG
- the LOC130642113 gene encoding probable serine/threonine-protein kinase fhkE — MTDINGQKPALQLEEGLDLLLQPRPHCSIVKGMDFEEKYDVLEELGKGMFGVVKKCRNRETGEYFAAKIVRKTAKSKKEVSREIAMMNQLHHKKLAQIYDAYETSRQMLIIMELIAGEELFEKVVKTEQTLTEMQVVRYMRQILYGVQHMHEKRIVHLDLKPENILCVHGGVPGYEEIKLIDFGLARELKPGVSESVICGTPEFVAPEVISFDPVSIASDMWSIGVVTFVLLSGISPFLGDDDTETLQNVTSGEFDFEDEDETFDHISDEAKSFIEKLIVMKPTKRMTVEECFQHEWLKEGGTENIVDTSNLKKYLAKRRWMKSINAIKAIGRFSAGLSLFNKRKDESNPKIIELLEGKDMKNNESNNNNKKNGDNDTVDNVDSEENDKNNDKNNDNNDNNNKKKIIDNKINDIEIIHSNNQITESRNIPNRVDKESKIDNNFTGCSSNTDNADEVSAALQRRAERRRIAREEREKEEINNVLFNGMCDITSQSKKTTNDSSDDIGQKSQDIKQKSFNELDEKMHDKVSRIDKNIRDSEVVTDKNNNEVSLENDEKVLAENNNILKNHTLNCNGINNIKLNEETKSNNEILLQQKEKQTNNFPKPENYSKKNSNKKNGLIQEDHNNNNNNNNNNYQKEKKNSRLECSPPEVDNTKRRGSLFSIFNKGKPNNVSMATDLKYGIHSPITDRRRSTGNVLKRIKTIDEIKISTPEKKPLAFQRGETLRKSLKKFDSSDVDSSKNTDRNNLRKQSMPNIRVQKGSVKNRVAAFQG, encoded by the exons ATGACTGATATCAACGGACAAAAAC CTGCACTTCAATTAGAAGAAGGTTTGGATCTACTACTACAACCTCGGCCCCATTGCTCGATTGTAAAAGGAATGGATTTCGAAGAAAAATATGACGTTCTTGAGGAGCTAGGAAA ggGGATGTTTGGCGTCGTTAAGAAATGCCGTAACAGAGAAACTGGCGAATACTTTGCCGCTAAAATTGTTCGTAAGACTGCAAAATCTAAGAAAGAAGTGTCTCGTGAAATAGCCATGATGAACCAGTTACACCACAAGAAACTCGCTCAAATATATGACGCATATGAAACCAGTAGACAGATGCTTATAATTATGGAGTTGATAGCTGGTGAGGAGTTGTTTGAAAAGGTTGTGAAAACTGAGCAAACTCTTACAGAGATGCAAGTAGTGAGATACATGCGTCAAATTTTATATGGAGTGCAACATATGCATGAAAAGAGAATAGTTCATTTAGATTTGAAG CCTGAAAACATATTGTGTGTTCATGGTGGTGTACCAGGCTATGAAGAAATAAAATTGATTGACTTTGGCTTAGCGAGAGAGCTGAAACCTGGAGTATCGGAAAGTGTAATTTGCGGAACACCGGAATTTGTTG CACCAGAAGTAATTTCTTTTGACCCTGTGTCAATTGCGTCCGACATGTGGTCAATTGGCGTTGTCACGTTTGTCCTACTTAGTGGCATCTCACCGTTTCTTGGGGACGACGATACAGAAACGCTACAAAACGTAACGAGTGGGGAGTTTGATTTCGAAGATGAAGACGAAACTTTTGACCATATATCAGATGAAGCAAAATCCTTCATCGAGAAGTTGATAGTTATGAAACCAAC TAAAAGAATGACAGTTGAGGAATGCTTTCAACACGAATGGCTAAAA GAAGGAGGAACAGAAAACATAGTTGATACTTCAAATTTGAAGAAATATCTGGCCAAACGAAGATGGATG AAATCTATTAACGCAATTAAAGCGATTGGTCGGTTCTCAGCAGGATTATCCTTGTTTAACAAACGCAAAGATGAATCAAATCCAAAGATAATTGAACTCCTGGAAGGAAaggatatgaaaaacaacgaaagcaacaacaacaacaagaaaaacgGCGACAACGACACAGTTGATAACGTCGATAGCGAAGAAAACGATAAAAACAACGAcaaaaacaacgacaacaatgacaacaacaacaagaaaaagatCATCGATAACAAAATCAATGACATTGAAATTATCCATAGCAACAACCAAATCACTGAATCTCGAAATATACCGAATCGTGTTGATAAAGAATCAAAAATCGACAACAATTTCACTGGATGCTCATCAAATACTGATAACGCCGACGAAGTGTCAGCAGCTCTACAAAGGAGAGCAGAAAGACGCAGGATTGCACGCGAGGAACgcgaaaaagaagaaattaataATGTCTTGTTCAACGGTATGTGTGATATCACATCGCAGTCGAAGAAAACGACTAACGATTCAAGCGATGATATTGGTCAAAAATCCCAAGATATTAAACAGAAATCGTTTAACGAATTAGATGAAAAAATGCATGATAAAGTTTCtagaattgataaaaatatcagAGATTCTGAAGTAGTAACAGATAAGAACAATAATGAAGTTAGTTTGGAGAACGACGAAAAAGTGCTAGCAGAAAATAACAACATTCTCAAAAACCACACCTTAAACTGCAATGgaataaacaacataaaattgaatgaagaaacaaaatcaaataatgagattttattacaacaaaaagaaaaacaaactaaCAACTTTCCAAAACCAGAAAATTATTCgaaaaaaaacagtaacaaaaaGAACGGCTTGATTCAGGAGGAccacaataataataacaataataacaataataattatcaaaaagaaaagaaaaattctcGCCTTGAATGTTCGCCACCCGAAGTTGATAACACAAAAAGAAGAGGCTCCCTATTCTCCATCTTTAACAAGGGAAAACCAAACAATGTATCCATGGCAACAGATTTAAAATATGGTATCCACTCCCCAATTACTGACCGAAGAAGATCTACAGGTAACGTGTTGAAACGAATTAAAACAATAGACGAAATTAAAATCAGTACACCTGAAAAAAAACCGTTAGCTTTCCAAAGAGGAGAAACACTccgaaaaagtttgaaaaaattcGATTCTTCTGATGTAGACAGTTCAAAAAATACTGATCGGAATAATTTAAGAAAACAAAGCATGCCTAACATTAGAGTTCAAAAAGGGAGCGTTAAAAACAGAGTCGCAGCATTTCAAGGGTAA